A window of Chaetodon auriga isolate fChaAug3 chromosome 2, fChaAug3.hap1, whole genome shotgun sequence contains these coding sequences:
- the ghrl gene encoding appetite-regulating hormone, with the protein MFLKRNSCLLVFLLCSLALWCKSTSAGSSFLSPSLKPQNRGKSSRVGRQVMEEPSPPTEDHHITITAPFEIGVTMKEEDFEEYAEALQAIIQRLLGSTAERPPQL; encoded by the exons ATGTTTTTGAAAAGAAACAGCTGTTTActggtgtttctgctgtgttctctGGCCTTGTGGTGCAAGTCGACCAGCGCAGGCTCCAGCTTCCTCAGCCCTTCACTAAAACCTCAG AACAGGGGGAAGTCTTCCAGGGTCGGCCGCCAAGTCATGGAGGAGCCGAGTCCACCCACTGAGGACCACCACATCACA ATAACCGCTCCATTTGAAATTGGCGTCACCATGAAAGAAGAGGACTTTGAGGAGTACGCTGAGGCACTGCAGGCGATCATTCAGCGTCTGCTGGGGAGCACAG
- the ccdc174 gene encoding coiled-coil domain-containing protein 174, which yields MDKKKKPFNVTASSLVDLKAELYRKQEQFKQDKLGQENDGAGFTSKSKVKKPNIWSKQNAGVSARAEKDAEQLSEEQRSLDTSKRKLEEKAKLYEQMTKGDFPDEETEGLFLVDFTQKIIDKKRETLSQKESDHEERDNPSPVPPPQHPDEEWVDYVDALGRSRRCMKKDLPSFKKMDQEFQGKGKSSADKTLLSEDMRRELQRQEWEREEEEAMKKPVGPIHYEDIRGQEARDLGVGYFAFSKDGEQRRKQRETLDMLRDQTTEQRTKREHLKEKRQAILQARLAKVRQRKMKKAKLDGTEDEQREEENEGEEGEGELIGPSPPPEEFPEVSTVKKVEVEIQERRDTKPGVPHVREWDRGKEFMFSEWKTRRRDERDSEFAPPSAYFNEGKGQKPGKIKTQENEAKMSFKWSKGPGGNSECKEEPQSEAAPSPPPPQPNSPTASQPQTSSQSSPSDHPAHSAPVSAPPFNPQYPPPPFYPSFPPPHFAGPPHLFPPFPPQYPNQYPPQYPPQFPCQQPPQPADAQQPAQSLDDMLSFYRNSS from the exons ATGGATAAAAAGAAGAAACCTTTCAATGTGACTGCTTCATCG ctAGTAGATCTTAAAGCTGAGCTGTACAGAAAGCAAGAACAATTCAAACAGGACAAACTCGGGCAAGAAAACGATGGCGCTGGATTCACATCAAAATCCAAAGTCAAG AAACCTAATATCTGGAGCAAACAAAATGCTGGTGTTTCAGCAAGAGCTGAGAAAGACGCGGAGCAGctgtctgaggagcagaggagcctCGATACATCAAA ACGAAAGTTGGAGGAGAAGGCTAAACTCTACGAGCAAATGACAAAAGGAGATTTTCCCG atgaagagacagagggTCTGTTCCTGGTTGACTTCACCCAGAAGATTattgacaaaaagagagaaacacttTCACAGAAGGAAAGCGATCACGAGGAAAGAGACAACCCATCTCCTGTCCCCCCTCCTCAACACCCAGATGAGGAATG GGTGGATTATGTGGATGCTTTGGGCCGATCTCGAAGATGCATGAAGAAAGACCTGCCAAGTTTTAAGAAAATGGACCAAGAATTTCAAGGAAAAGG GAAATCCTCAGCTGACAAGACTTTACTCTCAGAAGACATGCGTCGAGAGCTTCAGAGGCaggagtgggagagggaggaagaggaggcgatGAAGAAGCCTGTTGGACCGATCCACTATGAGGATATCAGGGGACAAG AGGCTCGGGACCTTGGTGTGGGTTACTTTGCGTTCTCTAAGGATGGAGAGCAGcgcagaaagcagagagagactcTGGACATGCTCAGAGACCAG ACAACAGAGCAGCGCACTAAGAGGGAACACCTGAAGGAGAAGAGGCAGGCCATCCTGCAGGCCCGACTGGCCAaggtgaggcagaggaagatgaagaaggcCAAGCTGGACGGCACAGAGGacgagcagagggaggaggagaatgaag GAGAGGAGGGCGAAGGTGAATTAATAGGACCCTCGCCTCCACCAGAGGAGTTCCCAGAGGTCAGCACAGTCAAGAAGGTGGAAGTGGAGATCCAGGAAAGGAGAGACACCAAACCAGGAGTTCCTCATGTCAGAGAATGGGACAGAGGCAAAG AGTTCATGTTTAGCGAGTGGAAAACTCGCCGTCGCGACGAGCGAGATTCAGAATTTGCACCTCCCTCTGCGTACTTTAACGAGGGAAAGGGACAAAAACCAGGAAAGATTAAAACTCAGGAGAATGAAGCCAAGATGTCCTTCAAGTGGTCCAAAGGCCCAGGAGGAAACTCTGAGTGCAAGGAGGAACCACAGTCTGAAGCCgctccctcacctcctccacctcaacCAAATTCTCCAACTGCTTCACAACCACAGACCTCATCACAGTCATCACCTTCAGATCACCCAGCACACTCAGCTCCTGTGTCTGCTCCCCCTTTTAATCCTCAGTATCCCCCTCCTCCATTTTatccttcatttcctcctcctcactttgcTGGACCACCTCACCTGTTTCCTCCATTTCCCCCACAGTACCCAAACCAGTACCCACCCCAGTACCCTCCCCAGTTTCCATGTCAGCAGCCCCCCCAGCCTGCAGATGCCCAGCAGCCTGCTCAGAGTCTAGATGACATGCTTTCCTTTTACAGGAACTCTTCCTGA